A portion of the Glycine max cultivar Williams 82 chromosome 10, Glycine_max_v4.0, whole genome shotgun sequence genome contains these proteins:
- the LOC100819068 gene encoding uncharacterized protein isoform X2, whose amino-acid sequence MGKPGEHHPLPSYSAAEDQRRNAAPPPGCAVGLRCLVVMLFSVAVFLSPLFWLPPFAHFADPKDLHLDSKYKDHDIVASFYVQKPVSLLEDNILLLSKDIFEEIGVPSTKVVILSLDPLPRSNTTKVVFAVDPDGKYSEMSAAAISLIRASFKYLVIRQSYLQLTTSLFGVPSVFEVLKFKGGITIIPQQSVFPLQTVQTLFNFTLNFSIYEIQSIFDELTSQLKSGLHLAPYENLYVILSNSEGSTVTAPTVVQSSVLLAVGIPPSKERLKQLAQTIMGHHSWNLGLNNTQFGRVKQVRLSSIWQHSLHGNGGNGSPSPAPQPHPHPHHHHHHHHHHHHHHHHHSHHHHAHVFPETSPAPAPTPTPTTGEDSTSHNFGAPAAPARSLPAPWRSSYAQPPNCRFEHRKRSPRNTQKHAHLTPAVSPTNVPHYPVASPGVGPPAHHGFHSLVPALSPLPNVAFAHAEPPPKNDSSAERPKSHFQWPSPSF is encoded by the exons ATGGGAAAGCCCGGAGAACACCACCCTCTGCCCTCCTACTCCGCCGCCGAGGATCAGCGGCGGAATGCGGCGCCTCCGCCGGGATGCGCCGTCGGACTCCGATGCCTTGTCGTCATGCTTTTCTCGGTCGCGGTTTTCCTCTCCCCACTCTTCTGGCTACCACCTTTCGCTCACTTCGCAGATCCCAAGGATCTGCATTTAGATTCTAAGTACAAAG ATCATGATATTGTTGCAAGCTTTTATGTGCAGAAGCCAGTTTCATTGCTAGAAGACAACATCTTGCTACTTTCTAAGGACATTTTTGAAGAGATAGGGGTTCCCTCTACCAAA GTGGTCATCTTGTCCCTAGATCCCTTACCACGGTCAAACACGACAAAAGTGGTGTTTGCAGTTGATCCTGATGGTAAATATTCAGAAATGTCTGCAGCTGCCATTAGTTTGATAAGAGCATCATTTAAATACCTGGTTATACGCCAATCATATCTCCAGCTCACTACATCCTTGTTTGGTGTTCCCTCTGTTTTTGAGGTGCTGAAATTTAAAGGAGGGATCACTATCATTCCACAACAGAGTGTGTTCCCTCTGCAAACGGTGCAAACGTTATTCAACTTTACTTTGAATTTTTCCATTTATGAAATACAATCAATTTTTGATGAGCTGACAAGTCAGCTGAAGTCTGGACTACATTTGGCACCTTATGAG AACTTGTATGTCATCTTATCAAATTCTGAAGGTTCTACAGTTACTGCTCCTACTGTTGTTCAATCATCTGTCCTACTTGCAGTTGGGATTCCACCATCAAAGGAGAGGCTAAAGCAACTGGCACAAACCATAATGGGACATCATTCATGGAACCTTGGGTTGAATAACACTCAATTTGGTAGGGTTAAGCAGGTTCGACTTTCATCTATCTGGCAACACTCCCTTCATGGCAATGGTGGTAATGGCTCACCTTCCCCTGCCCCTCAGCCTCATCCCCATCCtcaccaccatcaccaccaccaccaccaccatcaccatcaccatcaccaccaTAGTCACCACCACCATGCCCACGTATTTCCTGAAACTTCACCTGCACCTGCACCTACACCTACACCTACAACTGGGGAAGATTCTACTTCACACAATTTTGGTGCCCCTGCTGCCCCTGCGAGAAGTTTGCCTGCTCCATGGAGAAGTTCTTATGCTCAACCTCCTAATTGTCGATTTGAGCATAGAAAGAGATCTCCCCGGAATACTCAAAAACATGCTCATCTAACACCTGCAGTTTCCCCTACTAATGTTCCACATTATCCTGTTGCCTCACCAGGAGTTGGACCCCCAGCACATCATGGCTTTCATTCTTTGGTTCCTGCTTTGAGTCCTTTACCAAATGTAGCATTTGCACATGCTGAGCCCCCTCCTAAGAATGATTCATCAGCTGAACGTCCTAAATCACATTTTCAATGGCCATCACCGTCTTTTT AA
- the LOC100819068 gene encoding uncharacterized protein isoform X1, with the protein MGKPGEHHPLPSYSAAEDQRRNAAPPPGCAVGLRCLVVMLFSVAVFLSPLFWLPPFAHFADPKDLHLDSKYKDHDIVASFYVQKPVSLLEDNILLLSKDIFEEIGVPSTKVVILSLDPLPRSNTTKVVFAVDPDGKYSEMSAAAISLIRASFKYLVIRQSYLQLTTSLFGVPSVFEVLKFKGGITIIPQQSVFPLQTVQTLFNFTLNFSIYEIQSIFDELTSQLKSGLHLAPYENLYVILSNSEGSTVTAPTVVQSSVLLAVGIPPSKERLKQLAQTIMGHHSWNLGLNNTQFGRVKQVRLSSIWQHSLHGNGGNGSPSPAPQPHPHPHHHHHHHHHHHHHHHHHSHHHHAHVFPETSPAPAPTPTPTTGEDSTSHNFGAPAAPARSLPAPWRSSYAQPPNCRFEHRKRSPRNTQKHAHLTPAVSPTNVPHYPVASPGVGPPAHHGFHSLVPALSPLPNVAFAHAEPPPKNDSSAERPKSHFQWPSPSFSSAGCVGTVKWTSLVFLVVVLLV; encoded by the exons ATGGGAAAGCCCGGAGAACACCACCCTCTGCCCTCCTACTCCGCCGCCGAGGATCAGCGGCGGAATGCGGCGCCTCCGCCGGGATGCGCCGTCGGACTCCGATGCCTTGTCGTCATGCTTTTCTCGGTCGCGGTTTTCCTCTCCCCACTCTTCTGGCTACCACCTTTCGCTCACTTCGCAGATCCCAAGGATCTGCATTTAGATTCTAAGTACAAAG ATCATGATATTGTTGCAAGCTTTTATGTGCAGAAGCCAGTTTCATTGCTAGAAGACAACATCTTGCTACTTTCTAAGGACATTTTTGAAGAGATAGGGGTTCCCTCTACCAAA GTGGTCATCTTGTCCCTAGATCCCTTACCACGGTCAAACACGACAAAAGTGGTGTTTGCAGTTGATCCTGATGGTAAATATTCAGAAATGTCTGCAGCTGCCATTAGTTTGATAAGAGCATCATTTAAATACCTGGTTATACGCCAATCATATCTCCAGCTCACTACATCCTTGTTTGGTGTTCCCTCTGTTTTTGAGGTGCTGAAATTTAAAGGAGGGATCACTATCATTCCACAACAGAGTGTGTTCCCTCTGCAAACGGTGCAAACGTTATTCAACTTTACTTTGAATTTTTCCATTTATGAAATACAATCAATTTTTGATGAGCTGACAAGTCAGCTGAAGTCTGGACTACATTTGGCACCTTATGAG AACTTGTATGTCATCTTATCAAATTCTGAAGGTTCTACAGTTACTGCTCCTACTGTTGTTCAATCATCTGTCCTACTTGCAGTTGGGATTCCACCATCAAAGGAGAGGCTAAAGCAACTGGCACAAACCATAATGGGACATCATTCATGGAACCTTGGGTTGAATAACACTCAATTTGGTAGGGTTAAGCAGGTTCGACTTTCATCTATCTGGCAACACTCCCTTCATGGCAATGGTGGTAATGGCTCACCTTCCCCTGCCCCTCAGCCTCATCCCCATCCtcaccaccatcaccaccaccaccaccaccatcaccatcaccatcaccaccaTAGTCACCACCACCATGCCCACGTATTTCCTGAAACTTCACCTGCACCTGCACCTACACCTACACCTACAACTGGGGAAGATTCTACTTCACACAATTTTGGTGCCCCTGCTGCCCCTGCGAGAAGTTTGCCTGCTCCATGGAGAAGTTCTTATGCTCAACCTCCTAATTGTCGATTTGAGCATAGAAAGAGATCTCCCCGGAATACTCAAAAACATGCTCATCTAACACCTGCAGTTTCCCCTACTAATGTTCCACATTATCCTGTTGCCTCACCAGGAGTTGGACCCCCAGCACATCATGGCTTTCATTCTTTGGTTCCTGCTTTGAGTCCTTTACCAAATGTAGCATTTGCACATGCTGAGCCCCCTCCTAAGAATGATTCATCAGCTGAACGTCCTAAATCACATTTTCAATGGCCATCACCGTCTTTTT CTTCTGCAGGTTGTGTTGGGACTGTCAAATGGACATCTTTAGTGTTTTTAGTAGTCGTATTACTTGTATAA
- the LOC100818532 gene encoding uncharacterized protein isoform X2, with product MGKPGEHHLLPSGVAAEDPRRNAASPPGCAVGFRCLVVLLFSVAVFLSALFWLPPFAHFADPKDLHINSKYKDHDIVASFYVQKPVSLLEENILQLSNDIFEEIGVLSTKVVILSLDPLPQSNTTKVVFAVDPDSKYSEMSAAAISLIRASFKYLVIRQSYLQLSTSLFGVPSVFEVLKFKGGITIIPQQSVFPLQMVQTLFNFTLNFSIYEIQSNFDELTSQLKSGLHLAPYENLYVILSNSEGSTVTAPTVVQSSVLLAVGIPPSKERLKQLAQTIMGHHSWNLGLNNTQFGRVKQVRLSSILQHSLHGNGGNGSPSPAPQPHPHPHPHHHHHHHHHHHHHSHHHHAHVFPETSPAPAPTPTTGEGSTSHNFGAPAAPARSLPAPWRSSYAQPPNCRFEHRKRSPRNSQKHAHLTPAVSPTNAPHYPVASPWVGPPAHGFHSSVPALSPLPNVAFAHAEPPPKNEPSAERPNSHFQGPSPSSCCVGTVKWTSLMFLVLVLLV from the exons ATGGGAAAGCCCGGAGAACACCACCTTCTGCCTTCCGGTGTCGCCGCCGAGGATCCGCGGCGGAATGCGGCGTCTCCGCCGGGATGCGCCGTCGGATTCCGATGCCTCGTCGTCTTGCTTTTCTCGGTCGCGGTTTTCCTCTCCGCACTCTTCTGGCTACCACCGTTCGCTCACTTCGCAGATCCCAAGGATCTGCATATAAATTCTAAGTACAAAG ATCATGATATTGTTGCAAGCTTTTATGTGCAGAAGCCAGTTTCTTTGCTGGAAGAAAACATCTTGCAGCTTTCTAATGACATTTTTGAAGAGATAGGGGTTCTCTCTACCAAA GTGGTCATCTTATCTCTGGATCCCTTACCACAGTCAAACACGACAAAAGTGGTGTTTGCAGTTGATCCTGATAGTAAATATTCAGAAATGTCTGCAGCTGCCATTAGTTTGATTAGAGCATCATTCAAATACCTGGTTATACGCCAATCATATCTCCAGCTCTCTACATCCTTGTTTGGTGTTCCCTCTGTTTTTGAGGTGCTGAAATTTAAAGGAGGGATCACTATCATTCCACAACAGAGTGTGTTCCCTCTGCAAATGGTGCAGACATTATTCAACTTTACTTTGAATTTCTCCATTTATGAAATACAATCAAATTTTGATGAGCTGACAAGTCAGCTAAAGTCTGGACTACATTTGGCACCTTATGAG AACTTGTATGTCATCTTATCAAATTCTGAAGGTTCTACAGTTACTGCTCCTACTGTTGTTCAATCATCTGTCCTACTTGCAGTTGGGATTCCACCATCAAAGGAGAGGCTAAAGCAACTGGCACAAACCATAATGGGACATCATTCATGGAACCTTGGGTTGAATAACACTCAATTTGGTAGGGTTAAGCAGGTTCGACTTTCATCTATCTTGCAACACTCCCTTCATGGCAATGGTGGTAATGGTTCACCTTCCCCTGCCCCTCAGCCTCATCCCCATCCCCATCCtcaccaccatcaccaccaccaccatcatcatcaccaccatAGTCACCACCACCATGCCCACGTATTTCCTGAAACTTCACCTGCACCTGCACCTACACCTACAACTGGGGAAGGTTCTACTTCACACAATTTTGGTGCCCCTGCTGCCCCTGCAAGAAGTTTGCCTGCTCCATGGAGAAGTTCTTATGCTCAACCTCCTAATTGTCGATTTGAGCATAGAAAGAGATCTCCCCGGAATAGTCAAAAACATGCTCATCTAACACCTGCAGTTTCCCCTACTAATGCTCCACACTATCCTGTTGCCTCACCATGGGTTGGACCTCCAGCACATGGCTTTCATTCTTCGGTTCCTGCTTTGAGTCCTTTACCAAATGTAGCATTTGCACATGCTGAGCCCCCTCCTAAGAATGAGCCATCTGCTGAACGTCCTAACTCACATTTTCAAGGGCCATCACCATCTTCAT GTTGTGTTGGGACTGTCAAATGGACATCTTTAATGTTTTTAGTACTTGTATTACTTGTATAA
- the LOC100818532 gene encoding uncharacterized protein isoform X1 gives MGKPGEHHLLPSGVAAEDPRRNAASPPGCAVGFRCLVVLLFSVAVFLSALFWLPPFAHFADPKDLHINSKYKDHDIVASFYVQKPVSLLEENILQLSNDIFEEIGVLSTKVVILSLDPLPQSNTTKVVFAVDPDSKYSEMSAAAISLIRASFKYLVIRQSYLQLSTSLFGVPSVFEVLKFKGGITIIPQQSVFPLQMVQTLFNFTLNFSIYEIQSNFDELTSQLKSGLHLAPYENLYVILSNSEGSTVTAPTVVQSSVLLAVGIPPSKERLKQLAQTIMGHHSWNLGLNNTQFGRVKQVRLSSILQHSLHGNGGNGSPSPAPQPHPHPHPHHHHHHHHHHHHHSHHHHAHVFPETSPAPAPTPTTGEGSTSHNFGAPAAPARSLPAPWRSSYAQPPNCRFEHRKRSPRNSQKHAHLTPAVSPTNAPHYPVASPWVGPPAHGFHSSVPALSPLPNVAFAHAEPPPKNEPSAERPNSHFQGPSPSSSCAGCVGTVKWTSLMFLVLVLLV, from the exons ATGGGAAAGCCCGGAGAACACCACCTTCTGCCTTCCGGTGTCGCCGCCGAGGATCCGCGGCGGAATGCGGCGTCTCCGCCGGGATGCGCCGTCGGATTCCGATGCCTCGTCGTCTTGCTTTTCTCGGTCGCGGTTTTCCTCTCCGCACTCTTCTGGCTACCACCGTTCGCTCACTTCGCAGATCCCAAGGATCTGCATATAAATTCTAAGTACAAAG ATCATGATATTGTTGCAAGCTTTTATGTGCAGAAGCCAGTTTCTTTGCTGGAAGAAAACATCTTGCAGCTTTCTAATGACATTTTTGAAGAGATAGGGGTTCTCTCTACCAAA GTGGTCATCTTATCTCTGGATCCCTTACCACAGTCAAACACGACAAAAGTGGTGTTTGCAGTTGATCCTGATAGTAAATATTCAGAAATGTCTGCAGCTGCCATTAGTTTGATTAGAGCATCATTCAAATACCTGGTTATACGCCAATCATATCTCCAGCTCTCTACATCCTTGTTTGGTGTTCCCTCTGTTTTTGAGGTGCTGAAATTTAAAGGAGGGATCACTATCATTCCACAACAGAGTGTGTTCCCTCTGCAAATGGTGCAGACATTATTCAACTTTACTTTGAATTTCTCCATTTATGAAATACAATCAAATTTTGATGAGCTGACAAGTCAGCTAAAGTCTGGACTACATTTGGCACCTTATGAG AACTTGTATGTCATCTTATCAAATTCTGAAGGTTCTACAGTTACTGCTCCTACTGTTGTTCAATCATCTGTCCTACTTGCAGTTGGGATTCCACCATCAAAGGAGAGGCTAAAGCAACTGGCACAAACCATAATGGGACATCATTCATGGAACCTTGGGTTGAATAACACTCAATTTGGTAGGGTTAAGCAGGTTCGACTTTCATCTATCTTGCAACACTCCCTTCATGGCAATGGTGGTAATGGTTCACCTTCCCCTGCCCCTCAGCCTCATCCCCATCCCCATCCtcaccaccatcaccaccaccaccatcatcatcaccaccatAGTCACCACCACCATGCCCACGTATTTCCTGAAACTTCACCTGCACCTGCACCTACACCTACAACTGGGGAAGGTTCTACTTCACACAATTTTGGTGCCCCTGCTGCCCCTGCAAGAAGTTTGCCTGCTCCATGGAGAAGTTCTTATGCTCAACCTCCTAATTGTCGATTTGAGCATAGAAAGAGATCTCCCCGGAATAGTCAAAAACATGCTCATCTAACACCTGCAGTTTCCCCTACTAATGCTCCACACTATCCTGTTGCCTCACCATGGGTTGGACCTCCAGCACATGGCTTTCATTCTTCGGTTCCTGCTTTGAGTCCTTTACCAAATGTAGCATTTGCACATGCTGAGCCCCCTCCTAAGAATGAGCCATCTGCTGAACGTCCTAACTCACATTTTCAAGGGCCATCACCATCTTCAT CTTGTGCAGGTTGTGTTGGGACTGTCAAATGGACATCTTTAATGTTTTTAGTACTTGTATTACTTGTATAA